A single window of Balaenoptera acutorostrata chromosome X, mBalAcu1.1, whole genome shotgun sequence DNA harbors:
- the LOC130706279 gene encoding uncharacterized protein CXorf49 homolog, protein MSSPDEVSVWGTGFGPEGGERAGVGPAGPAVPWGPDPGPEPGEPRSGEGGGGFPDPEGFQLEREMLEAGGPVPWGPEGRPGSPADDKRDLLDLDEESAAAILLQLAEWDVLGVRRHPSLESCAAFEVSAAWAGLEAGPGGRGAPDQSCGEAPPAPARPLHLGGPEAGRAWGNPERGPKRRLNVAADRQRLPEEGLAWLLSNPESSDEFSETQLMTVSTYPRGGGQAEPSRPEDPGDTPRHSNFQVRENFLHVPGSSLSSAPRGLTSVVETEDVGEQGISSPKKMRSVLWGKGGSRSSYPGAAAAAAAGGLPWVTPRKKGAQEKKSLRGASKLAPGTTFPSGGERISATALEPATLPPISGIPLLGRFKRYTLVPLGTEQSKHTGAGKKSVARRARESEAVAGEDKDPNRDPAAKGQLPAYRPGTCFPRMHRGKASSGDLNTRGPQDPGNSEPLALNPGEVMPRGPVPSGDREPLDHPPRPERQQQPLGTQGCPWCLVLQREIDDLKEQLAAMQYLADKFQTL, encoded by the exons ATGAGCTCCCCCGATGAGGTGTCTGTGTGGGGAACGGGTTTCGGCCCAGAGGGCGGGGAGCGGGCCGGCGTCGGCCCGGCCGGCCCCGCAGTCCCATGGGGACCCGACCCAGGCCCCGAGCCCGGGGAGCCGCGGAGCGGCGAGGGCGGGGGCGGCTTCCCGGACCCCGAGGGCTTCCAGTTGGAGCGGGAGATGCTGGAAGCGGGAGGGCCGGTGCCGTGGGGCCCCGAAGGCCGACCTGGCTCCCCGGCTGACGACAAGAGGGACCTCCTGGACCTGGACGAGGAGTCTGCGGCGGCCATCTTGCTGCAGCTGGCCGAGTGGGACGTGCTGGGCGTCCGCAGACACCCGTCCCTGGAGAGCTGCGCCGCCTTCGAAGTGTCCGCCGCGTGGGCTGGCCTCGAGGCGGGCCCCGGCGGTCGAGGAGCGCCCGACCAGAGCTGTGGGGAAGCGCCGCCAGCTCCGGCCCGCCCTCTCCACCTCGGTGGGCCCGAAGCGGGCCGGGCCTGGGGGAACCCTGAGAGAGGCCCTAAGCGTAGGTTGAACGTGGCCGCGGATCGCCAGCGGCTCCCCGAGGAAGGCCTGGCCTGGCTGCTGTCCAACCCCGAGTCCTCAGATGAGTTCAGTGAGACACAGCTGATGACGGTGAGCACTTACCCCAGAGGAGGAGGCCAGGCCGAGCCCAGCAGACCCGAGGATCCCGGGGACACTCCCAGACACTCGAATTTCCAAGTCAGGGAGAATTTCCTTCACGTGCCAGGCTCTTCCCTGTCCTCGGCTCCGCGAGGACTCACTTCGGTTGTGGAAACGGAGGACGTGGGAGAGCAGGGCATCTCTTCCCCTAAGAAAATGCGGAGCGTGCtctgggggaaggggggcagcAGGTCCAGCTACCcgggagctgctgctgctgctgctgcaggtggCCTGCCGTGGGTCACTCCTAGGAAGAAGGGGGCCCAGGAGAAGAAATCCCTCAGGGGAGCCTCCAAACTTGCCCCGGGGACAACCTTCCCTTCTGGGGGAGAGCGAATCTCGGCAACTGCCCTGGAACCGGCCACCTTGCCCCCAATCTCTGGTATTCCGCTGCTTGGGAGATTCAAGAGGTATACCTTGGTCCCTTTGGGAACCGAACAGTCCAAGCACACCGGCGCTGGGAAGAAATCCGTGGCCAGGCGGGCAAGGGAGTCTGAGGCGGTGGCGGGAGAAGATAAGGACCCAAATAGAGACCCAGCCGCAAAGGGCCAA CTGCCAGCTTACAGGCCAGGCACATGTTTTCCACGCATGCATCGTGGAAAAGCCAGCAGTGGCGACCTCAACACCAGAGGCCCCCAAGATCCAGGCAACTCAGAGCCCTTGGCCCTGAACCCAGGAGAAGTCATGCCCAGGGGGCCTGTCCCCTCAG GTGACCGGGAGCCACTTGACCATCCCCCAAGACCGGAAAGGCAGCAGCAGCCACTGGGAACGCAGGGCTGTCCTTGG TGTCTCGTGCTACAGAGAGAAATAGACGACCTTAAGGAGCAACTTG CCGCCATGCAGTACCTGGCTGACAAGTTCCAGACCCTTTGA